From the Pedobacter cryoconitis genome, one window contains:
- a CDS encoding RNA polymerase sigma factor has product MRETESLTLIANRQASIRSLYDKHASMLLGYIFEIVKNQKLAEEYLVKVFCDIAQHFNEIDWDDTNNWCQLKRLAQNKLNQLMDSGRVASDLKNMGLQNPGSHESHTRYPDYFTEEQYHIFYSVYYYGKSVEAISKELNKTEESIRKTLKEAFAIMRKSCEN; this is encoded by the coding sequence ATGCGAGAAACTGAATCATTAACGCTAATAGCAAATAGACAAGCAAGTATACGTAGCCTGTATGATAAGCATGCAAGTATGTTATTAGGCTATATTTTTGAAATTGTAAAGAACCAAAAACTGGCGGAGGAATACCTTGTGAAAGTATTTTGTGATATTGCACAACACTTTAATGAAATAGACTGGGATGATACTAATAACTGGTGTCAGCTGAAAAGGCTTGCGCAAAATAAGTTAAACCAGTTAATGGATTCCGGGAGAGTAGCCAGTGATCTTAAAAATATGGGTTTACAGAATCCGGGAAGTCATGAATCTCATACCAGATATCCTGATTACTTTACAGAAGAACAATATCATATATTCTATAGTGTTTATTATTATGGGAAATCGGTTGAAGCGATTTCAAAAGAATTAAATAAAACAGAGGAATCAATCAGGAAGACTTTAAAAGAGGCTTTCGCTATAATGAGGAAAAGTTGTGAAAATTAA
- a CDS encoding TonB-dependent receptor domain-containing protein, giving the protein MKKIITLLLLCFLRIISTEAQTTGQMNGHIIDEKQIPVMYAVVSLFRAADTIQVKSAITTEKGEFKFVNLSEGIYFIAVEWVGYVKKLNGPFTLNPEQQLLSIPQIVILPETKQLNTVSIVGQKPLIERKSNLLIMNVANSTLAAGSTALEILSKAPGVSIDNDGNISLRGKPGVNVMIDGKLTFLSAAQLASLLRTTDANSIQTIEFMTNPSAKYDAAGTGGLINIKLKKNTNYGTNGTLTAGGGYGSYYKSNAGVTLNHRSKNINLFGNYNFSGNKEYEDMNINRSTSSFNETTYFDQQGRDLYLRKNNSYKAGIDYYLGDKNIIGFAMSGYANRTDANNNINTLVSSRPPVIDSTVTATNAGKIKYTSQTYNLNYKAVLDTAGQELNADIDYSRFNNDNSVIYTNNFYNAAGELTKLPFIFRNGTPSRVKILAGKVDYVYPVNPKMKVETGIKSSYVSTDNDFRSENFDGADWVNDLTQSNRFTYKEQVNAVYANLHREFKSTTLQFGLRAELTHSEGNSVTLQNIVKRNYLDLFPSLSIQQSLSKDHEISFSYSSRINRPDYQSLNPFIYFTDLYTFSKGNPQLRPEYANSFELSYGYKKTTNVTFGYIHTKDVMTTTLLTDTVKKTLLIFEQNLAERSTVSMNINRPLAITSWWHTNNDATLYYSRFSSPDLLGAPFKNGKLTFMMNTTHNFTLNHTMNAELSANYQSAQVFGTYIARPIYGADLGISKSFADKKATVKLSASDLFNTRKIVVKSSIPFQDYNLSQKQESRIFRLTFSYNFGSSSIKAVRERSNSSEVEQNRVKSGN; this is encoded by the coding sequence ATGAAGAAAATAATTACGTTGTTGCTCCTTTGTTTTTTAAGAATCATTTCGACTGAGGCACAAACAACTGGTCAGATGAATGGTCATATAATAGATGAAAAGCAGATACCTGTGATGTATGCTGTGGTAAGCCTGTTCAGGGCAGCAGATACTATACAAGTTAAATCAGCGATTACAACAGAAAAGGGAGAGTTTAAGTTTGTGAATCTATCAGAGGGTATTTATTTCATTGCTGTAGAATGGGTGGGGTATGTTAAAAAGCTGAATGGCCCTTTTACGCTTAATCCTGAACAGCAACTGCTGAGTATTCCGCAAATCGTCATTTTACCAGAAACTAAACAGCTCAATACGGTTAGCATTGTTGGTCAGAAACCTTTAATAGAGCGGAAAAGTAATCTATTAATCATGAATGTAGCGAATAGTACTTTAGCTGCTGGCAGTACCGCACTGGAAATACTATCGAAAGCTCCAGGAGTTTCGATAGATAATGACGGGAATATTAGCCTGAGAGGCAAACCAGGCGTCAATGTGATGATTGATGGTAAACTCACTTTTTTATCGGCAGCACAATTGGCCAGCTTATTACGCACCACGGATGCAAATTCCATTCAGACTATTGAGTTCATGACTAATCCTTCGGCTAAATATGATGCAGCCGGCACTGGCGGACTGATCAATATCAAATTGAAAAAGAATACAAATTATGGAACTAACGGTACCCTGACCGCAGGTGGTGGTTATGGTAGTTACTACAAGTCTAATGCTGGTGTTACCTTAAACCACCGGAGTAAAAATATAAACTTATTTGGTAATTATAATTTTTCGGGCAATAAAGAGTATGAGGACATGAATATCAACCGCAGCACCTCTTCATTTAATGAAACGACATATTTTGATCAGCAGGGCCGCGATTTATATCTCCGTAAAAACAATAGTTATAAAGCTGGTATTGATTATTACCTGGGTGACAAAAATATAATTGGATTTGCCATGAGTGGTTACGCTAACCGTACCGATGCCAATAACAATATCAACACCTTAGTTAGTAGCCGTCCTCCTGTAATTGATTCTACAGTGACTGCAACAAACGCAGGTAAAATTAAGTACACCAGTCAAACTTATAACCTGAATTATAAGGCAGTATTGGATACTGCCGGACAAGAGTTAAATGCTGATATAGACTATTCACGTTTCAATAACGACAATAGTGTTATTTATACTAATAATTTCTACAATGCTGCTGGTGAGCTTACGAAATTGCCCTTTATTTTCAGAAACGGGACACCTTCACGCGTGAAAATATTAGCAGGTAAAGTAGATTATGTTTATCCTGTTAATCCTAAAATGAAAGTGGAAACGGGTATAAAAAGCAGCTACGTGAGTACGGACAATGATTTCAGATCTGAGAATTTTGATGGTGCTGATTGGGTTAACGACCTGACACAAAGTAATAGATTTACTTATAAAGAGCAGGTCAATGCTGTTTATGCAAATCTCCATAGAGAGTTTAAGTCCACAACGCTACAATTTGGTCTGCGCGCTGAGCTAACACATTCGGAAGGGAACTCGGTTACGCTTCAAAACATAGTTAAAAGGAATTACCTTGATTTATTTCCAAGCTTATCTATTCAGCAGAGTTTATCAAAAGATCATGAAATTAGCTTCTCTTATAGTAGCAGAATCAACAGACCTGATTATCAATCGTTAAATCCATTTATATATTTTACTGATTTGTATACTTTTTCCAAAGGCAATCCTCAGCTGAGACCAGAGTATGCGAATTCATTCGAGCTTTCTTATGGATATAAAAAAACAACAAATGTTACCTTCGGATATATTCATACAAAGGATGTAATGACGACAACGCTTTTAACCGATACGGTTAAAAAAACATTGTTGATTTTCGAACAAAATCTTGCTGAAAGAAGTACGGTGAGCATGAATATAAACAGGCCTTTAGCAATTACAAGTTGGTGGCATACGAACAATGATGCCACACTTTATTACAGCCGTTTTAGTTCTCCTGATTTGCTGGGTGCCCCATTTAAAAATGGCAAACTAACATTCATGATGAATACAACCCATAATTTTACGCTGAATCACACCATGAATGCTGAGCTCTCAGCAAATTATCAATCTGCACAGGTTTTTGGAACCTATATCGCCAGGCCAATCTATGGTGCAGATCTGGGTATCAGCAAATCATTTGCCGACAAAAAGGCGACTGTTAAATTATCTGCCAGCGACCTGTTTAATACCAGGAAAATAGTGGTTAAAAGTTCAATTCCTTTTCAGGATTATAATCTTTCCCAAAAACAGGAAAGCAGAATATTCAGGTTAACTTTTTCTTATAATTTTGGAAGCAGTAGCATAAAGGCTGTTAGGGAAAGATCAAACAGTTCTGAAGTAGAACAAAATAGAGTGAAATCCGGTAACTAA
- a CDS encoding carboxypeptidase-like regulatory domain-containing protein, whose amino-acid sequence MNKIILILAIISLSVKIIYAQNLHEAGGVVVGEHQATLPYVSLKVGNQIATMTNADGEFLLKYADAIRKDSLTISYIGYKTLKLSISGVHKDMKIQLTPSVVSLKEIVIRPVSAESIIRQAIKNIPENYDTRPFEMKGFYRETGKVDTSYISFAEASLNILSEGYKENSGKDKIVINKERNLKKLGEKEVNNPLNMTINGAPYTIIANDMAKNPVHILGRDYFKKYKFEIAGSVAIDGEEAYVIKFDQQDDLKEALYKGKMVILKSSYAIVSSDFALSPKGIAYAKADISFIARPVYSLMGYSFRKLNEEFSEQYVKINDKWYPYFYKIASVHHLKAKYKHLEGTLSVNAELFISKVNIPPQGNYEKIMSRGYVFKNYVTTYKDDYWGDYNFIKPTNSLKELAEKLQAN is encoded by the coding sequence ATGAATAAAATAATTCTAATTCTGGCTATCATTTCTTTAAGTGTAAAAATAATTTATGCGCAAAACTTACACGAAGCCGGAGGTGTTGTGGTCGGTGAACATCAGGCAACTTTACCTTATGTTAGCCTGAAGGTCGGTAACCAGATCGCTACAATGACGAATGCTGATGGCGAATTTTTATTAAAGTATGCTGATGCAATACGAAAAGACTCATTGACCATCTCTTATATAGGTTATAAAACCCTTAAGCTCTCTATATCAGGAGTACATAAAGATATGAAGATACAATTGACTCCCTCAGTTGTCAGTTTAAAAGAAATCGTGATCAGACCAGTTAGTGCCGAATCCATTATACGCCAGGCCATAAAAAACATTCCTGAAAATTACGATACCAGGCCATTTGAAATGAAAGGGTTTTACAGGGAAACAGGAAAAGTTGATACCAGCTATATTTCTTTTGCAGAAGCCTCTTTGAATATTTTAAGTGAAGGCTATAAAGAAAATAGCGGAAAAGATAAAATTGTAATTAATAAAGAACGTAATCTCAAAAAGTTAGGGGAGAAGGAAGTTAATAATCCATTAAACATGACAATAAATGGCGCACCCTACACAATCATCGCTAATGATATGGCAAAAAATCCAGTACATATATTAGGCAGGGACTATTTTAAGAAATACAAATTTGAAATAGCTGGTTCAGTAGCTATAGATGGGGAAGAAGCTTATGTGATAAAGTTTGATCAGCAGGATGACCTTAAAGAAGCTTTATATAAAGGCAAGATGGTGATTTTGAAAAGCAGTTATGCAATAGTATCTTCTGATTTTGCACTAAGTCCTAAAGGAATAGCTTATGCTAAGGCAGATATTTCATTTATTGCGAGGCCTGTCTACAGTCTGATGGGTTACAGTTTCCGAAAACTTAATGAAGAATTTAGTGAGCAGTATGTCAAAATTAATGATAAATGGTATCCTTACTTCTATAAAATAGCTTCCGTACATCACTTAAAAGCTAAATACAAACACCTGGAAGGTACACTGTCTGTGAATGCAGAATTATTTATTTCAAAGGTTAATATACCGCCGCAGGGCAATTACGAGAAGATTATGTCCAGAGGTTACGTTTTTAAAAATTACGTCACCACCTATAAAGATGACTATTGGGGAGATTACAATTTTATTAAACCAACAAATTCCCTGAAAGAACTTGCAGAGAAACTTCAGGCCAATTGA